Proteins encoded in a region of the Streptomyces sp. NBC_01298 genome:
- a CDS encoding aminotransferase class V-fold PLP-dependent enzyme, whose translation MDLFAPGTVRDEFAHSLTYLNTANYGTLPRAAVAEVRRLAEAAGAGLPEGFGDFGRVERVREAFARLVGVPADRVALGSAVSTHVGLVSASVPSGSEVLCPEGEFASVINPFVVRDDLKVRFAPLESLAEAVGPDTALVALSAVQSADGRVADLAAVRAATTAHGARMLVDASQAAGWLPFDASPYDYTVTAGYKWLLASRGVSYLTVSQEAQDAVTPVHAGWVALADMWDAIYGPLRELAHGARRFDESPAFLAYHAAEPSLALLERIGIDAVHAHDTALAARYRAGLARLGHEPVPGGSPIVSVPGLADRQGALLAAGVSTSARAGTLRASFHLYNTEADVDRLLNLLEG comes from the coding sequence ATGGACCTCTTTGCGCCCGGGACCGTCCGCGACGAGTTCGCGCACTCCCTCACCTATCTCAACACCGCCAACTACGGGACCCTCCCGCGGGCCGCCGTCGCCGAGGTGCGGCGGCTCGCGGAGGCGGCGGGGGCCGGACTCCCTGAGGGCTTCGGGGACTTCGGCCGTGTGGAACGGGTCCGGGAGGCGTTCGCCCGCCTCGTCGGGGTCCCCGCGGACCGCGTGGCGCTCGGCTCGGCCGTCTCCACCCATGTCGGCCTGGTCTCCGCCTCCGTCCCGTCCGGATCCGAAGTCCTCTGTCCGGAGGGCGAGTTCGCCTCCGTCATCAACCCCTTCGTGGTGCGCGACGACCTCAAGGTCCGCTTCGCCCCGCTGGAGTCCCTCGCCGAAGCCGTCGGCCCGGACACCGCACTGGTCGCGCTGAGCGCCGTACAGTCCGCCGACGGGCGCGTCGCGGACCTCGCGGCCGTCCGCGCGGCGACCACCGCGCACGGGGCGCGGATGCTGGTCGACGCCTCACAGGCGGCGGGCTGGCTGCCCTTCGACGCGAGCCCCTACGACTACACGGTCACCGCCGGGTACAAGTGGCTGCTCGCCTCGCGCGGGGTCTCCTACCTCACGGTCTCGCAGGAGGCCCAGGACGCCGTGACCCCGGTGCACGCGGGCTGGGTGGCGCTCGCCGACATGTGGGACGCCATCTACGGCCCGCTGCGGGAACTGGCCCACGGAGCCCGGCGCTTCGACGAGTCCCCGGCCTTCCTGGCCTACCACGCCGCCGAGCCCTCGCTGGCCCTGCTGGAGCGGATCGGGATCGACGCCGTCCACGCCCACGACACCGCCCTGGCCGCCCGCTACCGCGCCGGCCTCGCCCGCCTGGGCCACGAGCCCGTCCCGGGCGGGTCCCCGATCGTCTCGGTGCCGGGGCTGGCCGACCGTCAGGGCGCCCTGCTCGCCGCGGGCGTCTCCACGTCAGC